A part of Primulina eburnea isolate SZY01 chromosome 10, ASM2296580v1, whole genome shotgun sequence genomic DNA contains:
- the LOC140842685 gene encoding conserved oligomeric Golgi complex subunit 8-like: MAMLEVPPNHDVSPDMSNFLPLSTAEQQPYVSELLSFTLDRLHKEPELLRVDAERIRRQMQEVAVGNYRAFIAAADALLEIREEVSAVDRHLESLIAQIPKLTSGCSEFVDSAEQILEKRRMNQTLLANHSTLLDLLETPQLMDTCVRNGNYDEALDLEAFVAKLTTMHPKIPVIQALAAEVRQTTQSLLSQLLQKLRSNIQLPECLRIIGYLRRIGVFSEYEMRLQFLRCREAWLMGKLDDLDQRNPYEYLKGMVDCHRVNLFDVVNQYRAIFADDTSGSEENYDGGLLFDWAMHQITLHLKTLKVMLPQISEGGSLSNILDQCMYCAMGLGWVGLDFRGLLPPLFEEAVLNLFSKNMSTAVENFQLVLDSHRWVPLPAVGFPTSGFSEESLDGVTPPSNLMEHPPLAVFINGVSAAMNELRPCAPLSLKHVLAQELVKGLQAVSDSLLRYNTTRMLRSNESALFFKLCQAFIEVAFPHCVTCFNRCYPGGAALIADAKNLFEGIGRLLATSSRELPKPIRNPETKNATENGNVPVVENGVLHSIERTASTILDANEKSSPSSQNMETNEDVQRSPVP, from the exons ATGGCGATGCTTGAAGTTCCGCCTAACCACGACGTATCGCCGGATATGTCGAATTTTCTCCCGCTTTCCACCGCCGAGCAGCAGCCTTACGTATCCGAACTTCTCTCTTTCACTCTCGATCGCCTCCACAAG GAACCGGAATTGTTGAGAGTGGATGCGGAGAGAATCCGGCGGCAGATGCAGGAGGTGGCTGTGGGGAATTACCGAGCATTCATCGCCGCGGCAGATGCGCTGCTCGAGATCCGAGAGGAGGTTTCTGCTGTCGATAGGCATCTCGAGTCTTTG ATAGCTCAAATTCCAAAGCTTACATCTGGCTGCTCTGAGTTTGTTGATTCAGCAGAACAAATTTTGGAGAAAAGGAGGATGAATCAGACACTGCTTGCTAATCATAGTACTTTGCTTGATTTGCTTGAAACTCCTCAGCTCATGGACAC TTGTGTGAGAAATGGAAACTATGATGAGGCTCTTGACTTAGAGGCATTCGTTGCAAAACTTACAACAATGCACCCAAA AATTCCTGTCATTCAGGCCCTGGCAGCTGAAGTCCGGCAGACCACGCAGTCTCTTCTTTCTCAGCTTCTGCAGAAACTTAGATCAAACATTCAA CTGCCAGAATGCCTCCGGATCATTGGATACTTACGCCGCATTGGAGTATTTAGTGAGTACGAGATGCGACTACAG TTTTTAAGATGCCGAGAAGCATGGCTTATGGGGAAGCTTGATGATTTAGACCAGAGAAATCCTTACGAATATTTAAAAGGGATGGTAGATTGTCACAGAGTGAATCTTTTTGATGTTGTTAACCAATACCGAGCTATATTTGCGGATGACACATCAGGGAGTGAAGAAAATTATGATGGTGGCCTTCTCTTTGACTGGGCCATGCATCAGATTACTTTGCACCTGAAGACTCTGAAAGTGATGCTTCCTCAGATAAGTGAAGGCGGATCTTTGTCCAATATTCTGGATCAGTGCATG TATTGTGCTATGGGCCTCGGATGGGTTGGATTGGATTTCCGAGGACTACTTCCCCCTTTATTTGAAGA AGCAGTGCTTAATTTATTTTCGAAGAACATGAGTACAGCTGTTGAAAATTTTCAG TTAGTCTTGGATTCTCATCGTTGGGTTCCATTACCAGCCGTTGGCTTCCCCACCAGTGGTTTCAGTGAAGAAAGTTTGGATGGTGTTACTCCTCCATCAAATCTCATGGAGCATCCACCTCTTGCTGTGTTTATCAATG GTGTATCTGCAGCAATGAATGAGCTACGTCCTTGTGCCCCACTCAGTTTAAAACATGTGCTTGCACAAGAACTAGTGAAGGGTTTGCAAGCTGTTTCTGATTCTCTATTGAGATACAATACAACTAGGATGCTCAGAAGCAATGAGTCTGCCcttttttttaaactttgcCAAGCATTCATTGAG GTGGCTTTCCCCCATTGTGTTACATGCTTCAATCGGTGTTACCCTGGTGGGGCTGCTCTGATCGCAGATGCCAAGAACTTGTTTGAAGGAATTGGTCGTCTGTTAGCAACTTCTTCAAGAGAACTACCAAAACCTATTCGCAATCCAGAGACCAAAAATGCAACAGAAAACGGAAATGTACCTGTGGTTGAAAATGGTGTCCTGCATAGTATTGAGCGAACTGCAAGTACCATCTTAGACGCAAATGAAAAGAGCAGTCCCAGTTCACAAAATATGGAGACAAATGAAGACGTTCAGCGATCACCAGTTCCATAA